One Pirellulales bacterium genomic window, CCCGCATTCGTGGTCAGGAACAGCCGGCAATCGGCGTCGGTTTGGAAGCGGTGGACCAACTCCTGGCGCCTTTTCTGCGGCACACTGCCGTCAAGCCGGACGTAGGCAAGCTTTCTCTTGTGCAACAGTGGCTCGATCATGTCGAGCATCGTGGTCCACTCCGAAAAGACGATCACTTTGCGCGCCTCTTCCTCGAACAAGGACTCGAACAGTTCGTCGAGCCGCTCCAACTTCGTCGAGTAACCGGGCCGCTGTTTGTCGACCAGGACCGTGCTGTCGGCCGTCATGCGACACATGAGCAGTTCTTTTTGCAGTCGCAGCAGATCCATCTCGCTGATGAACTTCTTGCGCACGATCGCGGCCACGATCTGCATGTGGGCCTGGTGCATGACCAATTGCTCTTCGCTGGGAGCGATGCGCACAAATTCGGTCGTCCGCTCGGGCAATTCGAGCCGGACATTCTCGCGCGTGCGCCGTAGCAGGACTGGCTTGAGTGTTTCACGAAGTTGGCCGAGATTCTTATAGCCGAGCACCTTTCCTTTTTCGTCCACCACGCGGTGCTGGTTGAAGAATCGAAAACCAGGCCCCAGACGGCGATCGTCGACGAACTGGACAATCGAATACAGATCGTCGAGACGATTTTCCAGGGGTGTTCCGGAAAGCACGAGCGCGAAGCGGGACCGCAAGCATTTGATCGTCCGACTGGTCTTCGATTCCCAGTTTTTGATCCGTTGTCCTTCGTCCAGAATGATCAGGTCCCAGGAGTTGCGCTCGATCGCCAGCAAATCACGCAGGACTTGCTCGTAATTGCAGACGGTGAAGAAACAGTCGTTGTCGTATTGTGCCTGCCGTTCGGCGGCAGCGCCATGCACAAGCTGTACGTCGCGATCGCAGAAGCGGTCGATTTCGCCGCGCCACTGCGACTTGAGCGATGCCGGGCAGACGATCAGCACCTTGCTGATTTCCATCTCGCGGGCCAAGAATTCGGCCACGCCGATCCCCTGCATGGTCTTGCCCAAGCCCATGTCGTCGGCCAAAATCGCCCGGCCTGCGCCTGCCGCAAACGCGATGCCATCCAACTGATAGGGCAACAGCGGAAACTTGAGCAGCGTGGCGCACAGCGCATGCCTGGCCGGATCTCGCCGAATCTCGGCGGCGATGCCGCGGAGGCGCTCTTGCGACATCCTTTGTTGGATGAATTCCTCGGCGTCGGGATAAATCATCACCTCGTTTCCGAGTCGTTGCAAGCGGGCCACGCGCTTCAGCAGATCGTGCAGATCCTCGATCGGCCGATCGGCCAGCGGGGCGACGATCTTGCGCACGTCCTCGCCGAGGTGATCGGGCACGAGCAGCCGCAACGTCACCTCGTCGGCATAACGCATGTGGAGCGCCAAGCCCTG contains:
- a CDS encoding DEAD/DEAH box helicase produces the protein GRQLIGRHANTWEFNLRDDVFLGADLFRVRFPGDSLDGSPLTVTITLMAEARNRLHFCCNRCGRACQHVGAAFSLILEEKLALGLAAPPKPREPVESLAHEELTRRALMERAERARTEKMSVRAVDPAQPWTDYVVRNHLSGKTYRVALRGVEPGESYCSCPDFRTNTLGTCKHVLRVIAGAKRRFTARQLGRRFRVQGLALHMRYADEVTLRLLVPDHLGEDVRKIVAPLADRPIEDLHDLLKRVARLQRLGNEVMIYPDAEEFIQQRMSQERLRGIAAEIRRDPARHALCATLLKFPLLPYQLDGIAFAAGAGRAILADDMGLGKTMQGIGVAEFLAREMEISKVLIVCPASLKSQWRGEIDRFCDRDVQLVHGAAAERQAQYDNDCFFTVCNYEQVLRDLLAIERNSWDLIILDEGQRIKNWESKTSRTIKCLRSRFALVLSGTPLENRLDDLYSIVQFVDDRRLGPGFRFFNQHRVVDEKGKVLGYKNLGQLRETLKPVLLRRTRENVRLELPERTTEFVRIAPSEEQLVMHQAHMQIVAAIVRKKFISEMDLLRLQKELLMCRMTADSTVLVDKQRPGYSTKLERLDELFESLFEEEARKVIVFSEWTTMLDMIEPLLHKRKLAYVRLDGSVPQKRRQELVHRFQTDADCRLFLTTNAGSTGLNLQAANTVINVDLPWNPAVLEQRIARAHRMGQQQPVQVFVLVTEGTIEESLLATVAAKKDLALAALDVESEVDAVDVASGMQELKGRLEVLLGARCEAPIDQSVRRQEEKTATRLTDSHRERVAAAGGELLGAAFKLLSELVAETPASPPPLALINSLRDGLASCVDASEGGKPRLTVTLPDYNSLDNLAQTLARLLVAGQPTSD